In Zobellia roscoffensis, the following are encoded in one genomic region:
- a CDS encoding response regulator transcription factor has translation MKVLIIEDEPQMLDNMRQTLEREQYTVETATDFITADAKIGVYDYDCILLDITLPDGNGLELLKRLKKLGKEDGVIIVSAKDSLDDRIKGLDLGADDYLPKPFHMAELHARVRAVVRRRSFDGNKFIEVGNVSIDPESRLVKIDAKEITFNRKEYDIMLYMIANKTRLVTKSALAEHVWGDHIDQTDSFDFIYSQIKNLRKKLSEAKATIEIEAVYGVGYKLSE, from the coding sequence ATGAAAGTTCTGATAATAGAAGACGAACCACAAATGCTGGATAATATGCGGCAGACCTTGGAGCGTGAACAATACACCGTAGAAACTGCTACAGATTTTATAACCGCAGATGCCAAAATTGGGGTTTATGATTATGATTGCATTTTACTAGATATTACTTTACCGGATGGCAATGGACTTGAACTTTTGAAACGGTTAAAAAAATTAGGTAAAGAAGACGGAGTTATTATTGTGTCTGCGAAAGATTCGTTAGATGACCGTATTAAAGGGCTGGACCTTGGAGCGGATGATTATTTGCCTAAACCTTTTCATATGGCAGAACTGCATGCACGTGTACGCGCAGTGGTTCGTCGGCGTAGTTTTGATGGTAATAAATTTATAGAAGTAGGGAATGTTTCCATTGACCCAGAAAGCAGACTGGTCAAAATTGACGCTAAGGAAATAACCTTTAATCGTAAAGAGTATGACATAATGCTTTATATGATTGCAAATAAAACACGTCTGGTGACTAAATCAGCCCTTGCAGAACATGTTTGGGGAGATCATATTGACCAGACGGATAGTTTTGATTTTATCTATTCACAAATAAAGAACTTGCGTAAAAAACTGAGCGAGGCAAAAGCCACTATTGAAATAGAAGCGGTATATGGAGTGGGTTATAAGCTGTCCGAATGA
- a CDS encoding PepSY-like domain-containing protein: MKNKKVMVSMLAVLGVATISAQDINPQNVPSNIRTTFEQAYPNASDVEWEMEGQNYKVEFDVNWQDSEVWYSSDGSTVKTETEIKKKDLPQAILATIDNQYATYRVDSIEKTDQNGSVTFEVELEKGWDEEKQLLLDANGIVLNEWND, encoded by the coding sequence ATGAAGAATAAAAAAGTAATGGTGAGTATGCTTGCCGTATTAGGTGTCGCAACAATTTCTGCACAGGATATAAACCCTCAAAATGTTCCTTCAAACATAAGAACCACTTTTGAGCAAGCCTACCCCAATGCTTCTGATGTTGAATGGGAAATGGAAGGTCAAAACTACAAAGTGGAGTTTGACGTCAACTGGCAAGATAGTGAAGTTTGGTATTCCTCAGATGGCAGCACCGTTAAAACGGAAACGGAAATTAAAAAGAAAGATTTGCCACAGGCTATATTGGCTACAATTGACAATCAATATGCAACTTATAGAGTTGACTCTATAGAAAAGACAGATCAAAATGGTTCTGTAACTTTTGAAGTAGAGCTAGAAAAGGGCTGGGACGAAGAAAAACAACTGCTTCTTGACGCTAATGGAATAGTTTTGAATGAATGGAACGATTAA
- a CDS encoding cold-shock protein — translation MSKGTVKFFNDTKGFGFITEEGVEKDHFVHVSGLVDEIREGDEVEFDLQEGKKGLNAVNVTVL, via the coding sequence ATGAGTAAAGGAACAGTAAAGTTTTTCAACGACACTAAAGGTTTTGGTTTTATCACTGAAGAAGGTGTTGAGAAAGATCATTTTGTACACGTTTCAGGTTTAGTAGACGAAATTCGTGAAGGCGATGAAGTTGAATTTGATTTACAAGAAGGTAAAAAAGGCCTAAACGCAGTAAACGTAACAGTATTATAA
- a CDS encoding DEAD/DEAH box helicase — MANDIRTQEDILRKMGIEALNPMQEEALEVIGINANTVLLSPTGTGKTLAFLLPLLETLDAECSEVQALILVPSRELAIQIEQVVREMGSGFKVNAVYGGRPISKDKIELKHTPAILIGTPGRIADHFGSDRFTKSDIKTLVLDEFDKSLETGFEGEMSEIINQLPNLEKRILTSATQGVEIPNFVRLDKPAFIDYLDTKRKSRLAIRTVISPDKDKLQTLVDLLFHIGNQPGIIFCNYKDSIERVSAFLDKNRIDHTCFSGGMEQRDRERSLIKFRNGTCQVMIATDLAARGIDIPEMKYIIHYELPRAVEEFTHRNGRTARVNAKGTAYVLQSKTEYVPEFIKDVEPVDISQKGVRKPPYWETLFISGGRKDKISKGDIAGLFFKQGGLKRDQLGVIELKQDCAFVAVPVSLANQMIQKLNNSRLKNKKVRVSVL; from the coding sequence ATGGCCAACGACATTCGTACCCAAGAGGATATTTTACGGAAAATGGGCATTGAGGCATTGAACCCTATGCAAGAAGAAGCATTGGAAGTTATTGGCATAAACGCAAATACCGTGCTACTTTCTCCAACGGGCACAGGTAAAACCTTGGCGTTCTTGTTACCGCTTTTAGAAACGCTGGATGCTGAGTGTAGTGAAGTGCAAGCATTGATTCTGGTGCCTTCCCGAGAATTGGCCATTCAGATTGAACAGGTGGTGCGTGAGATGGGTTCTGGTTTTAAGGTGAATGCAGTGTATGGCGGCAGACCTATCTCTAAAGATAAAATAGAATTAAAACATACTCCCGCTATTTTAATCGGTACACCCGGTAGAATTGCGGATCATTTTGGAAGTGACCGTTTTACTAAATCTGATATCAAGACCTTGGTGCTCGATGAATTTGATAAATCGCTGGAAACCGGTTTTGAAGGTGAAATGAGTGAAATCATTAATCAGTTGCCAAATCTTGAAAAGCGGATTCTTACTTCCGCTACGCAAGGGGTTGAAATTCCTAATTTCGTTCGGTTGGATAAGCCAGCTTTTATTGATTATTTAGATACGAAAAGGAAATCTAGATTAGCGATTAGAACCGTAATCTCTCCGGATAAGGATAAGCTACAGACGCTGGTAGATTTATTGTTCCATATTGGGAACCAGCCAGGGATTATTTTTTGTAATTATAAGGATAGCATAGAACGCGTGAGTGCTTTTTTAGATAAAAACCGCATAGATCACACCTGTTTTTCTGGGGGAATGGAGCAACGTGATCGTGAGCGTTCATTGATAAAGTTCAGAAATGGCACGTGTCAGGTAATGATTGCAACGGATTTAGCGGCCAGGGGAATCGATATTCCAGAAATGAAATATATTATTCATTATGAACTGCCCAGGGCCGTAGAAGAATTTACCCACCGTAATGGGAGGACAGCTCGGGTCAATGCCAAAGGAACGGCATACGTTCTACAATCCAAAACGGAATATGTTCCTGAATTCATCAAAGATGTAGAACCGGTAGACATATCACAAAAAGGTGTGAGGAAACCACCGTATTGGGAAACTTTATTTATATCCGGAGGGAGAAAGGATAAAATTTCAAAGGGTGATATTGCGGGACTCTTCTTTAAGCAAGGTGGTTTAAAAAGAGACCAATTGGGCGTCATTGAACTCAAGCAAGATTGTGCTTTTGTGGCCGTACCGGTGTCCTTGGCGAACCAAATGATACAGAAGCTGAACAACTCTAGATTAAAGAATAAAAAAGTTCGTGTAAGCGTATTATAA
- a CDS encoding DEAD/DEAH box helicase, whose product MSKSFSALGINEQLLQSLADLKISVPTDIQEKTIPIVLSQKDDVVALAKTGTGKTAAFGLPLLQLVNTTNTDVQVVILSPTRELGQQIYENLVSFASHSPEISIASVCGGIPIKPQIERLKEPTHIIVATPGRLIDLIQRKAVTIKKLKYLVLDEADEMVTALKTDLDTLDAEMPKSRRTLLFTATMPGTVKQLVQNYMSKHVVHLEADMAQMGHKGIDHKYMVVEPIEKLEVLLHFLNSKEGERGIIFCKTKAAVNKLAKKLAINKFSSGSIHGSLTQGIRDRIMGQFREGYIDILVATDLAARGIDVKEVSYVVNYHLPDTYEAYVHRSGRTARAGAAGLSLSIIQEEERADIPEFEEELGLVFNEMKKQDAENREETNLVLWAKRIFKTKPNRTVSVDTKEKLKTVFHHLTKDELIEKVLADHIMQNTPAAPKTEQPQKK is encoded by the coding sequence ATGTCCAAGTCATTTTCCGCATTAGGAATCAACGAACAATTACTACAGAGTTTAGCAGACCTTAAGATTTCCGTACCCACGGATATTCAGGAGAAGACCATTCCAATTGTATTATCCCAAAAAGATGACGTTGTTGCCTTGGCAAAAACGGGAACGGGAAAAACAGCTGCTTTCGGTTTGCCCTTGTTGCAGTTGGTCAATACGACAAATACGGATGTTCAGGTAGTCATTTTATCTCCCACGAGGGAACTGGGTCAGCAGATTTATGAGAACTTGGTTTCTTTTGCATCGCATAGTCCTGAGATTTCCATTGCTTCGGTTTGTGGAGGTATTCCTATAAAACCTCAAATTGAGCGTTTAAAGGAGCCTACTCACATTATTGTTGCTACCCCGGGACGATTAATAGATTTGATTCAGCGAAAAGCGGTCACTATTAAAAAATTGAAATATTTGGTTTTGGACGAAGCCGATGAAATGGTAACAGCTCTAAAAACGGATTTGGATACTTTGGATGCTGAAATGCCAAAATCTAGAAGAACTTTATTGTTCACAGCTACTATGCCGGGAACCGTAAAACAATTGGTACAGAATTATATGTCCAAGCATGTGGTGCACCTAGAAGCGGATATGGCGCAAATGGGCCATAAAGGTATTGACCATAAATATATGGTAGTGGAGCCTATTGAAAAGCTCGAAGTTTTACTTCATTTTCTGAATTCCAAAGAAGGGGAGCGTGGTATTATCTTTTGTAAGACCAAAGCGGCCGTTAATAAGCTGGCAAAGAAATTGGCCATCAATAAATTTTCTTCGGGCTCTATTCATGGTAGTTTAACACAGGGCATCCGTGACCGGATTATGGGACAGTTTAGAGAAGGGTATATTGATATTCTTGTGGCAACGGATTTAGCGGCACGTGGTATTGACGTAAAAGAAGTTTCTTATGTGGTAAATTACCATTTGCCAGATACCTATGAAGCGTATGTACACCGTAGTGGACGTACGGCCAGGGCAGGGGCAGCCGGACTTTCACTGAGCATTATACAAGAAGAAGAACGCGCCGATATTCCTGAATTTGAAGAGGAATTGGGGTTGGTTTTCAATGAAATGAAAAAGCAAGATGCTGAAAATAGGGAAGAAACCAATCTGGTACTTTGGGCCAAACGTATTTTTAAGACAAAGCCTAACCGTACGGTTTCCGTAGACACCAAAGAGAAGCTAAAAACGGTTTTTCATCATTTAACCAAAGACGAACTAATAGAAAAAGTACTGGCAGACCATATCATGCAAAACACTCCAGCTGCACCTAAAACGGAACAACCACAAAAGAAATAA
- a CDS encoding KTSC domain-containing protein — MKRISQYKKLFGIEKEIELKSLKSTYRNLVKEWHPDKFQEGDPKREEAEVNSRAIIDGYHFLVSIAPETIAANLDAYNETINNSGIADYVHKGMLLEITFLDGTTYEYFGVTKAVYIKMVNSNKLNRFAKRSIYPKYIYRKSKRTLQEA, encoded by the coding sequence ATGAAACGTATTAGTCAGTACAAGAAGTTATTCGGAATTGAGAAGGAAATTGAATTGAAATCGCTTAAATCCACCTACCGGAATTTGGTAAAAGAATGGCATCCAGATAAATTTCAAGAAGGAGACCCTAAACGTGAGGAGGCGGAAGTAAATAGCCGTGCTATCATTGATGGCTATCATTTTTTAGTGAGTATTGCTCCTGAAACTATTGCAGCCAATCTAGACGCCTATAATGAAACCATTAACAATTCTGGTATTGCGGACTATGTACACAAAGGTATGCTCTTGGAAATTACTTTTTTGGATGGTACAACCTATGAATATTTTGGCGTTACCAAAGCGGTTTACATTAAAATGGTCAATTCCAATAAATTGAATCGTTTTGCCAAACGTAGCATCTATCCTAAGTATATCTACAGAAAATCGAAACGTACGCTACAGGAAGCTTAA
- a CDS encoding GreA/GreB family elongation factor, giving the protein MSRGFVKEEDQEEIPMVPPRADLPLGATNYVTETGLHKLLSEKDRLIKDKEFSHQDNEKEQRIAINLINAKLQLLNERISSAKVVNLNDQPLNEVRFGALVSLLIGDAKTPKEFQIVGVDEANIADDKISFLSPIARLIIGKKVNEVAVLKIGKTDRTFKIVEISYTAKPSIYPLNID; this is encoded by the coding sequence ATGAGCAGAGGATTTGTAAAAGAAGAAGATCAGGAAGAAATACCAATGGTACCACCAAGGGCAGACTTGCCATTAGGCGCCACCAATTATGTAACCGAAACAGGTTTACATAAATTATTAAGTGAGAAGGACAGACTGATAAAGGATAAGGAATTTTCTCATCAAGATAATGAAAAAGAACAACGCATTGCCATCAATTTAATAAATGCCAAATTACAGCTATTGAATGAGCGTATTTCTTCGGCAAAAGTTGTGAACTTAAATGACCAACCGTTAAACGAAGTTCGTTTTGGCGCTTTAGTCTCTTTATTAATAGGTGATGCTAAAACACCTAAAGAGTTTCAAATTGTAGGTGTAGATGAGGCTAATATTGCAGATGATAAAATCTCTTTTCTATCACCTATTGCAAGGCTGATCATTGGGAAAAAAGTAAATGAGGTTGCTGTACTTAAAATTGGAAAAACCGACCGTACATTTAAAATTGTTGAGATAAGTTATACGGCGAAACCATCTATTTATCCTTTGAATATTGACTAA
- a CDS encoding Gfo/Idh/MocA family protein yields the protein MSSRRNFIEKLSITAVGLPLLHSPAQLFANSTEPYDGPILKVAIMGLGSYGTRVAKAMEDCKRAKLVGVISGTPSKIKKWQSKYNIPDKNCYNYENFDAIKDNPDIDAVYVITPNGLHKDQSIRVAKAGKHVICEKPMGVNAEEGQAMVDACKAANVKLLIGYRMHFEPKTVAVIQMRKDGAFGETKFFQGQSGFTIGDPTQWRLNKELSGGGAMMDIGIYSINGARYMLGEEPVWVTAQETKTNPEKFKEGIDETIQFQMGFPSGAVANCLSTYNMNNLDRFFMTGSKGFVEMQPSTGYGPIEGRTHKGKLTQPHVTHQTLQMDGMAALIFEGVQPIVPVDGEEGVKDMKIIDAIFLAAKTGDKVML from the coding sequence ATGAGTTCAAGAAGAAATTTTATAGAAAAGCTATCCATAACCGCGGTAGGTCTACCATTATTGCATAGTCCCGCTCAATTGTTCGCAAATTCCACAGAACCATACGACGGACCCATTTTAAAAGTTGCCATAATGGGATTGGGTAGCTATGGTACCCGTGTTGCCAAGGCAATGGAGGATTGTAAAAGGGCAAAACTGGTTGGTGTCATCAGCGGAACACCTTCTAAAATTAAAAAATGGCAATCAAAATATAATATACCAGATAAAAACTGCTACAACTACGAGAATTTTGATGCTATTAAGGACAATCCGGATATTGATGCCGTTTATGTAATTACACCCAACGGATTGCATAAAGATCAGTCTATACGAGTCGCCAAAGCGGGTAAGCATGTTATCTGTGAAAAACCAATGGGCGTTAATGCAGAAGAAGGTCAAGCCATGGTAGATGCCTGTAAAGCTGCAAATGTAAAATTACTGATAGGGTATCGAATGCATTTTGAACCCAAAACGGTTGCAGTAATACAGATGCGAAAAGACGGTGCTTTTGGTGAAACAAAATTTTTTCAAGGTCAATCTGGTTTCACTATTGGCGACCCAACACAATGGCGCTTAAACAAAGAACTTTCAGGAGGCGGTGCAATGATGGATATTGGTATCTATTCAATTAATGGTGCACGTTATATGTTGGGTGAAGAACCTGTTTGGGTTACCGCTCAAGAAACGAAAACCAATCCTGAAAAGTTTAAAGAAGGTATTGATGAAACCATACAATTTCAAATGGGTTTTCCTAGTGGTGCCGTTGCAAATTGTTTATCGACCTATAATATGAATAATTTAGATCGCTTTTTTATGACCGGCTCTAAAGGTTTTGTTGAAATGCAACCTTCAACAGGATATGGACCCATTGAAGGCAGAACACATAAAGGAAAACTGACCCAGCCCCATGTAACCCACCAAACTTTACAAATGGATGGTATGGCAGCTTTAATATTTGAAGGAGTTCAACCCATTGTTCCCGTTGATGGCGAAGAAGGCGTTAAGGACATGAAAATTATCGATGCCATATTCCTAGCGGCAAAAACAGGAGATAAAGTGATGTTGTAA
- a CDS encoding 3-keto-disaccharide hydrolase, giving the protein MKRLICIPAIVAILFLTSYSCGNKKVRKNTAQTTEQAAVSTEPKWTSIFNGKDITGWTIKIPGHELGENFGNTLRVEDSILKIRYDAYGSEFKDRFGTVYFDKYLTNYRLKVVYRFVSETAPGAPTWGYRDSGIQFHGQPPVTQKIDQAFPVCLEYNFHGGNGTDERPLGAACTNGMFIEYNGEKNTTTCIAADIARTFHGDQWVTAEIEIKNGVITHFVNGEKILTYSNPTYNPANEMAKKLMDGNDTKVKGGYVSLQSNSHPIDFKSIELIEF; this is encoded by the coding sequence ATGAAACGACTTATTTGCATTCCGGCAATAGTTGCTATACTGTTCTTAACTTCTTATTCCTGTGGAAATAAAAAAGTAAGAAAAAATACTGCGCAAACTACGGAGCAGGCAGCAGTTAGTACCGAGCCTAAATGGACTTCCATCTTTAATGGGAAAGATATAACCGGATGGACCATAAAAATTCCGGGGCATGAGTTAGGTGAAAATTTTGGAAATACCTTACGGGTAGAAGATAGTATTTTAAAAATACGATATGATGCATACGGGTCGGAATTTAAAGACCGATTCGGTACCGTTTATTTTGATAAATATTTGACTAATTATCGGCTAAAAGTTGTTTACAGATTTGTTAGCGAAACAGCACCTGGGGCACCTACTTGGGGTTATCGTGATAGTGGCATCCAATTCCACGGACAACCACCGGTTACGCAAAAAATAGATCAAGCTTTTCCGGTATGTTTAGAATACAATTTTCATGGTGGTAATGGAACGGACGAGCGCCCTTTAGGGGCTGCCTGTACGAACGGTATGTTCATTGAATATAATGGTGAAAAGAATACAACCACGTGTATTGCCGCTGATATTGCAAGAACATTTCATGGCGACCAATGGGTTACTGCCGAAATTGAAATTAAAAACGGGGTTATTACACATTTTGTAAACGGGGAAAAAATTCTAACCTATTCAAATCCCACATACAACCCAGCGAACGAAATGGCAAAAAAGTTAATGGATGGTAATGATACCAAGGTAAAAGGCGGCTATGTTTCCTTACAGTCCAATAGCCACCCTATAGATTTTAAAAGTATTGAACTAATTGAATTTTAG
- a CDS encoding LytR/AlgR family response regulator transcription factor, which yields MEAVQITCMIVDDEPMAVNLVESYVEKTPYLKLKKKCNSAIEAMQFLNTEQVDLLFLDIQMPDLTGIEFSKMLPKNSKVIFTTAFDQYALEGFKVEALDYLLKPFDYAEFLTASNKALEWFSLVRGNKTAQSQEIPQEKEFLFVKSEYKQLRIKLADVLYFEGLKDYIKIWLKDNPKPILTLMSLKSLEEDLPSSQFMRVHRSFIVALKYVEVVERSQIIINKQRITVSEQYKPQFLEYINDNSLNS from the coding sequence ATGGAAGCAGTTCAGATTACTTGTATGATTGTGGATGATGAACCTATGGCGGTGAATCTAGTAGAAAGTTATGTGGAGAAAACTCCGTATTTAAAACTTAAAAAGAAGTGCAATAGCGCCATTGAAGCCATGCAGTTTTTAAATACAGAACAGGTTGACCTTCTTTTTCTTGACATTCAGATGCCAGATTTAACAGGTATTGAATTTTCAAAAATGCTACCGAAAAATTCTAAGGTCATCTTCACCACCGCCTTTGATCAATATGCCCTAGAAGGCTTTAAAGTAGAAGCTTTAGATTATCTGCTTAAACCTTTTGATTATGCTGAATTCTTAACGGCTTCTAACAAAGCTTTAGAGTGGTTTTCATTAGTGAGAGGAAATAAAACCGCTCAAAGTCAAGAAATACCTCAAGAAAAGGAGTTTCTTTTCGTAAAATCCGAATACAAACAATTACGCATTAAATTGGCAGATGTACTCTATTTTGAGGGTTTAAAAGATTATATTAAAATTTGGTTGAAAGACAACCCGAAGCCAATTCTAACATTAATGAGTCTAAAAAGCCTAGAGGAAGATTTACCTTCTTCGCAGTTTATGCGCGTACATAGATCTTTTATAGTTGCCCTAAAATATGTTGAAGTGGTTGAACGTAGCCAGATTATCATCAACAAACAACGTATTACGGTCTCTGAACAGTACAAGCCCCAATTTCTAGAATACATTAATGACAACTCTTTGAATTCTTAA
- a CDS encoding sensor histidine kinase: MYKNKKILLAQHLLIWLVLFSMPFVLSYGQELDTNRLVAHFLIPMLFYAVIFYLNFFDLIDRFLFSKKTFAFIIINLGLIGFSILLKEFIEASYFADLIKNRPQDDSREGPPFQLFIYVQMLSYAAPILFSIAIKTTKRWVKTEAEKKEADNFKLQTELQHLRYQLQPHFFFNSLNNIYSLVDISPEKAKSTIHSLSKLMRYLLYETSTEFIPLSKEIEFMRKYIELMKLRLTDKTTVESSFPLSEPQIKIAPLLFISLIENAFKHGVSANKESVISIDMITQDNSVVFQIENYNFPKEHTDKSGSGIGLPNLEKRLQLLYPNKHQFTQETKDGIYSVYLKIIT; this comes from the coding sequence ATGTATAAAAACAAAAAAATACTACTAGCACAGCACCTTCTCATTTGGTTGGTGCTGTTCAGCATGCCCTTCGTTCTATCATACGGGCAAGAATTGGATACCAATAGATTGGTTGCCCATTTCTTGATTCCTATGTTATTCTATGCGGTGATATTTTATTTGAATTTTTTCGATCTAATCGATAGGTTTCTATTCTCTAAAAAGACATTCGCCTTTATTATTATCAATCTTGGTTTAATAGGTTTTTCTATTCTGCTTAAAGAATTTATTGAAGCTAGTTACTTTGCTGACCTCATTAAAAACAGACCACAAGATGATAGTAGGGAAGGACCTCCATTTCAGTTGTTTATATATGTGCAAATGCTATCTTATGCAGCTCCAATACTGTTTTCAATAGCCATTAAAACAACTAAAAGATGGGTAAAAACAGAAGCTGAAAAGAAAGAAGCCGATAATTTTAAGTTACAGACAGAACTGCAACATCTTAGATATCAACTTCAACCACATTTCTTTTTCAACTCCTTGAACAACATCTATTCATTGGTGGATATCTCTCCAGAAAAAGCAAAGTCTACAATTCATAGCCTGAGCAAATTAATGCGCTATTTGTTATATGAAACAAGTACAGAATTTATACCGCTTTCAAAAGAAATAGAATTCATGAGAAAGTATATCGAATTGATGAAGTTGCGCCTAACGGATAAAACCACGGTAGAATCTAGTTTTCCCCTTAGTGAGCCGCAAATTAAAATTGCCCCTTTGCTGTTTATTTCATTAATAGAAAATGCTTTTAAACATGGTGTTTCTGCCAATAAAGAAAGTGTAATTTCCATTGATATGATTACCCAAGATAATAGTGTAGTATTTCAAATTGAAAATTATAACTTTCCTAAAGAGCATACAGATAAAAGTGGTTCTGGTATTGGTCTGCCTAACTTAGAAAAGAGATTACAATTACTATACCCCAATAAACACCAGTTCACACAAGAAACCAAAGATGGTATTTATTCGGTTTACCTGAAAATTATAACCTAG
- a CDS encoding ABC transporter permease, which yields MRILNLLKIAYKAIVLNKMRTLLTMLGIIIGVASVIAMLAIGEGSKESIRSTISSMGSNMITIRPGTDDRGPARGSGGDVQTLTLDNYEVIKEKSTLLSYITPVVNGGGQVISGANNWPSTIYGVNPDYLEIKVVGLQSGSMFTDAEVKSASKVVVLGQTVVENVFPDGQDPVGQMIRFDNIPFKVIGVLEEKGENTFGQDQDDIVIAPYTTVQKRILAIDYLNQIMASAVSEDDAPDAVIEVTDILRSEHKLMDNEEDDFSVRSMEELISTFSSTSEMLTILLVAVASISLLIGGIGIMNIMYVSVKERTKEIGLRMAVGGKGSDILLQFLIEAILISITGGLLGVILGLSATVFIEKFLHWPTSVAMYSIFVSFAVCAITGIFFGWYPAKKAAALDPITALRYE from the coding sequence ATGAGAATATTAAATCTACTTAAAATAGCATATAAAGCCATAGTTCTCAATAAAATGAGAACCCTGTTGACCATGTTAGGTATAATAATAGGTGTAGCATCAGTAATTGCCATGTTAGCAATAGGGGAAGGTTCAAAAGAGAGTATAAGAAGTACCATTTCAAGCATGGGGTCTAATATGATTACCATAAGACCCGGTACCGATGATAGAGGACCGGCAAGAGGTAGTGGTGGTGATGTGCAAACGTTGACACTAGATAATTATGAAGTCATAAAAGAAAAATCTACCCTATTGAGCTACATTACACCAGTGGTGAACGGTGGCGGACAAGTCATTAGTGGTGCAAATAACTGGCCTAGTACTATATACGGTGTAAACCCGGATTATCTAGAAATTAAAGTTGTTGGTCTTCAAAGCGGTAGCATGTTCACCGATGCAGAGGTAAAGTCAGCTTCTAAAGTCGTAGTGCTTGGTCAAACTGTGGTCGAAAATGTTTTTCCAGATGGTCAAGATCCCGTAGGTCAAATGATACGTTTTGATAATATTCCGTTCAAGGTAATAGGAGTTTTAGAAGAGAAAGGCGAAAACACTTTTGGTCAAGATCAAGATGATATTGTAATAGCGCCTTATACGACAGTACAAAAAAGAATCTTGGCCATTGATTATTTGAATCAGATTATGGCTTCTGCCGTTAGTGAAGATGATGCACCAGATGCCGTAATTGAGGTTACCGATATATTACGCTCAGAACACAAGTTGATGGATAATGAAGAGGATGATTTTTCTGTGCGTTCTATGGAAGAATTAATTTCAACTTTTAGTTCTACCAGTGAAATGCTCACCATACTATTGGTTGCAGTAGCAAGTATATCGTTATTGATCGGTGGTATCGGTATTATGAACATTATGTATGTGTCTGTAAAAGAACGTACAAAGGAAATTGGACTACGTATGGCAGTTGGAGGAAAAGGCTCTGATATTCTATTACAATTCTTAATTGAAGCTATATTGATCAGTATAACAGGCGGACTCTTAGGTGTAATCTTAGGTTTAAGCGCTACCGTTTTCATAGAAAAGTTCTTACATTGGCCTACAAGTGTAGCCATGTATTCCATTTTTGTGTCATTTGCCGTGTGTGCGATTACCGGTATTTTCTTTGGATGGTACCCTGCAAAAAAAGCTGCGGCATTAGACCCTATTACAGCATTGCGCTATGAATAA